A genomic stretch from Fusarium musae strain F31 chromosome 9, whole genome shotgun sequence includes:
- a CDS encoding hypothetical protein (EggNog:ENOG41) codes for MTSTDPTNPSIDDELHLEGEPAPELYEGRIWVDGCFDFFHHGHAGAIVQARQLGNELYAGVHSDEAILANKGPTVMNLAERLAATDACRWVTRSVAHAPYVTSLPYISHYGCKYVVHGDDITSDSDGNDCYRFVKEAGRFKVVKRSPGISTTDLVGRMLLCTKTHFIKSLEKKLAGEEGHGTPEERIAEGQQMLERMKLYATDASGKAPGAEVFFWKASQVAKAEEGEEERGSFRQLIEGPGPKPGQRVVYVDGGYDLFSSGHIEFLRQVLLEEEKLAREQGWYSEQNVNERLGKGEDYPPAYVVVGVHEDEVINQWKGINYPIMNTFERGLCVLQCKYINAVIFGAPFSPTKTYLDTLPRGTPDAVYHGPTSFMPLTYDPYTAPKAMGIYREIGAHTFAHVNAGEIVQRIMKSRDMYEARQRAKGEKASVEAAAREREILEEEQRRKEAERA; via the exons ATGACTTCAACTGACCCCACTAACCCCTCGATTGACGAtgagcttcatcttgaggGTGAGCCTGCTCCTGAGCTCTACGAGGGGCGCATTTGGGTCGACGGCTGCTTTGACTTTTTCCACCACG GCCACGCCGGCGCTATCGTGCAGGCCCGCCAATTAGGCAATGAGCTCTACGCTGGCGTTCACTCAGACGAGGCCATCCTCGCCAACAAGGGCCCTACAGTCATGAACCTCGCAGAACG ACTCGCTGCTACTGACGCTTGTCGTTGGGTCACCCGTTCAGTCGCCCACGCTCCCTACGTCACTTCTCTCCCCTACATCTCCCACTACGGCTGCAAATACGTCGTGCACGGCGACGACATCACCTCGGACAGCGATGGTAACGACTGCTACCGATTCGTCAAGGAGGCCGGTCGCTTCAAGGTGGTTAAGCGCTCACCTGGAATTTCGACCACGGACCTCGTCGGTCGCATGCTTCTCTGCACAAAGACGCACTTCATCAAGTCGCTCGAGAAGAAACTCGCCGGTGAAGAGGGCCACGGCACACCGGAGGAGCGCATCGCTGAGGGCCAGCAGATGCTGGAGCGCATGAAGCTGTATGCGACAGACGCTTCCGGCAAAGCACCCGGCGCAGAGGTGTTCTTCTGGAAGGCATCGCAGGTCGCCAAGGCggaggagggtgaggaggaaaGGGGCAGTTTCCGCCAGCTTATTGAGGGACCCGGACCTAAACCCGGCCAGCGCGTTGTGTACGTCGATGGAGGTTATGATCTTTTTTCCAGCGGACACATCGAATTCCTGCGCCAAGTCCTCctcgaggaagagaagctcGCTCGTGAGCAGGGTTGGTATTCCGAGCAAAATGTGAACGAGCGTCTTGGCAAGGGTGAGGATTATCCCCCCGCGTACGTCGTAGTAGGCGTGCACGAGGACGAGGTCATCAATCAATGGAAGGGAATCAACTACCCCATCATGAACACCTTTGAGCGCGGTCTCTGCGTTCTCCAATGCAAG TACATCAACGCCGTCATCTTCGGCGCACCCTTCTCTCCCACAAAGACGTACCTCGACACCCTACCGCGCGGCACCCCAGACGCCGTGTACCACGGCCCAACCTCCTTCATGCCCCTGACATACGATCCGTACACGGCACCCAAGGCGATGGGGATCTACCGCGAGATCGGCGCGCACACGTTTGCGCACGTCAACGCTGGCGAGATCGTGCAGCGCATCATGAAGTCGAGGGACATGTACGAGGCGCGCCAGCGGGCAAAGGGCGAGAAGGCGAGCGTTGAGGCGGCGGCGCGGGAGAGGGAGattctggaggaggagcagcgcAGGAAGGAGGCTGAAAGGGCGTAG
- a CDS encoding hypothetical protein (EggNog:ENOG41) — MKFTTVSALLALAPCALADWHFAKNKEIKYTSVEGFFLQDDLATNPTGFDYAQWNFGLLNRTYPTDPKNPRKGYKTQWERFEQYVKHLNRNASRDKTRYKVLVMGRHGEGWHNAAESFYGTPAWNCYWGLQSGNGTATWEDALLTPAGEAQAHKANAYYKTRFENEGMPYFDSYYTSPLARCVETAVETFQSLKFPKDKPFVPMVKELLREGISIRTCDHRRSKSFIKTLAKKIKFEKGFSDKDKLWTGKEGETDEHQLARSKEVLDDIFTSDNAVWISISSHSGEITKLLQALNHRPFRLATGQIIPVLVRADVVSEEPTSTYASWTTEATCNAPPVTSIGGQGCVCSTTLASAPAKAT; from the exons ATGAAGTTCACTACCGTCTCTGCGCTTTTGGCCCTGGCACCGTGTGCTCTTGCGGATTGGCATTTCGCTAAGAATAAGGAGATCAAGTATACTTCTGTTGAAGGGTTCTTTCTGCAAGATGATCTGGCTACGAACCCCACTGGCTTCGACTAC GCCCAATGGAACTTTGGTCTTTTGAACCGCACTTATCCCACTGATCCCAAGAACCCCCGAAAGGGCTACAAGACTCAGTGGGAGCGCTTCGAGCAGTATGTCAAGCACCTGAACCGCAATGCTAGCCGCGACAAGACGCGCTACAAGGTTCTTGTCATGGGCCGTCATGGTGAGGGTTGGCACAACGCCGCTGAGTCCTTTTACGGCACTCCCGCCTGGAAC TGCTACTGGGGACTTCAATCCGGCAACGGAACAGCTACATGGGAGGATGCTCTCCTCACACCCGCAGGTGAAGCCCAAGCTCACAAGGCAAACGCCTACTACAAGACCCGCTTTGAGAACGAGGGCATGCCATACTTCGACTCGTACTACACGTCTCCTCTGGCCCGCTGCGTCGAGACCGCCGTGGAGACTTTCCAGAGCCTCAAATTCCCCAAGGATAAGCCTTTCGTCCCGATGGTGAAGGAGCTTCTCCGCGAGGGCATCAGCATCCGAACATGCGATCACCGTCGAAgcaagagcttcatcaagacTCTCGCTAAGAAGATCAAGTTCGAGAAGGGTTTCTCTGACAAGGATAAGCTTTGGACTGGGAAGGAGGGTGAGACAGATGAACACCAATTGGCGCGAAGCAAGGAAGTTCTCGATGATATCTTCACAAGTGACAATGCCGTCTGGATCAGCATTAGCAGCCACTCTGGTGAGAtcaccaagcttcttcagGCTCTCAACCATCGACCTTTCCGTCTTGCGACCGGTCAGATCATTCCTGTTCTTGTGAGAGCTGATGTTGTTTCTGAGGAGCCTACATCTACGTACGCTTCTTGGACTACCGAAGCTACCTGCAACGCGCCTCCTGTGACTAGCATTGGGGGACAGGGCTGTGTATGCTCTACTACGCTTGCATCTGCACCTGCAAAGGCGACATGA